A single region of the Pseudothermotoga sp. genome encodes:
- a CDS encoding ribose-phosphate pyrophosphokinase, which translates to MPFQRNDLKFFAGNSNPPLAQKVSEYLGLRLGDCQVSRFSDGEINVRINETVRGHDVFVLQSFSPPVNENIMELLVMVDAFKRASASSIAVVIPYFGYARQDRKAKGRDPITAKLVANIITVAGATRVLTIDLHAEQIQGFFDIPLDNLYSFPVFIEEITKRYADIKKDITVVAPDVGSVRRASKLAEKLQVPLAILDKRRPMDNVAEVVNIIGDVKGKVALMFDDIIDTGGTMIQGAQALKKAGAKRILACATHGVLSGNAVERIQNSEIDEVYVTDTVYHKNLPDKFHVISIANLLGEAIMRIRKNLSVSILFK; encoded by the coding sequence ATGCCGTTTCAACGTAATGATTTAAAATTCTTTGCTGGAAATTCAAACCCTCCTCTTGCTCAAAAGGTCTCAGAATATCTCGGGCTCAGGTTAGGTGATTGTCAAGTGTCTCGTTTTTCGGACGGAGAGATAAACGTTCGAATAAACGAGACAGTTAGAGGACACGATGTGTTCGTTCTCCAGTCCTTCTCCCCCCCTGTCAACGAAAATATAATGGAACTCTTAGTGATGGTTGACGCTTTCAAACGAGCTTCTGCAAGCAGTATAGCAGTTGTCATCCCATATTTTGGTTATGCGAGACAAGACAGAAAAGCCAAAGGTAGAGATCCTATAACGGCAAAACTTGTAGCGAATATTATCACAGTTGCTGGTGCCACGCGTGTCCTCACGATAGACCTCCATGCAGAACAGATACAAGGTTTCTTCGATATTCCACTGGACAATCTTTACAGTTTTCCAGTTTTCATTGAGGAAATCACAAAACGTTATGCTGATATCAAGAAAGACATCACAGTTGTTGCTCCAGACGTTGGTTCTGTGAGACGCGCGAGCAAACTTGCGGAAAAGTTGCAAGTTCCTCTGGCGATATTGGATAAGCGCCGTCCGATGGATAACGTTGCTGAGGTTGTCAATATAATAGGAGATGTCAAAGGCAAAGTGGCGCTCATGTTTGATGACATAATCGATACTGGAGGAACGATGATCCAAGGCGCACAAGCTTTGAAAAAAGCCGGTGCAAAGCGCATACTTGCGTGTGCAACGCATGGGGTTCTCTCTGGTAACGCTGTAGAAAGGATTCAAAATAGCGAAATAGATGAAGTTTATGTAACAGACACGGTTTATCACAAGAATTTACCGGACAAATTTCATGTGATAAGTATCGCTAATCTCTTAGGTGAAGCAATCATGAGGATCAGAAAAAATCTATCTGTAAGCATCTTGTTCAAATGA
- the glmU gene encoding bifunctional UDP-N-acetylglucosamine diphosphorylase/glucosamine-1-phosphate N-acetyltransferase GlmU, with amino-acid sequence MRVVVLAAGKGIRMKSKLPKVLHPICGKAMLLWVLDVAKLMSERVCIVLGYSADTVREILPPEIEVRIQQEQLGTAHAVMSAKDFIDPDDDVLILYGDMPLIKVETLRKVANQHKEDENDVTIVSTVMENATGYGRIVRDLKGNFVRIVEEADATDEEKMIREVNTGIYIFKGKQLLSALPKVNCNNAKGEYYLTDVVGMMSKVGVHKSDDWGQFMGINDKVQLAFAQRKKRFEILERLMLQGVTIIDPETTYVDADVEIGCDTILYPMTLLLGKTKIGEDCVIGPMARLENCLIGNRVRVISSDCVGATIEDDVSVGPFARLREGTVLKSGVKIGNFVEVKNSKIGSRSKAQHLAYLGDATVGEDVNVGAGTITCNFDGKRKNPTFIDDGAFVGSNCCLIAPLKIGKGAFIAAGSVITEDVPEWSLAIARCRQVVKPGWVIRKKEET; translated from the coding sequence GTGCGTGTTGTGGTGTTGGCAGCCGGAAAAGGAATAAGAATGAAATCAAAATTGCCCAAGGTGTTGCATCCTATTTGTGGAAAGGCCATGTTGCTGTGGGTTTTAGATGTCGCAAAATTGATGAGTGAGCGTGTGTGCATCGTATTAGGATATTCCGCGGATACAGTCAGAGAGATCCTCCCGCCTGAGATTGAGGTTCGGATTCAACAAGAGCAACTTGGCACCGCACATGCTGTTATGAGTGCAAAAGATTTCATTGATCCGGATGATGATGTCCTGATACTCTACGGTGATATGCCATTGATAAAGGTTGAAACGTTGAGAAAAGTTGCAAATCAACACAAAGAAGATGAAAATGATGTGACGATCGTCTCAACTGTGATGGAGAACGCAACTGGTTATGGAAGAATTGTTAGGGATCTTAAGGGGAATTTTGTGAGAATAGTTGAAGAAGCTGATGCAACTGATGAGGAAAAGATGATAAGGGAAGTCAACACAGGAATTTACATATTCAAGGGAAAGCAATTGCTGAGTGCTCTGCCAAAGGTGAATTGTAACAACGCAAAAGGAGAGTATTACCTCACTGATGTGGTGGGGATGATGAGCAAAGTTGGTGTTCACAAGTCCGATGATTGGGGACAGTTCATGGGAATAAACGACAAAGTTCAGCTGGCCTTCGCACAAAGAAAAAAACGGTTTGAAATTTTAGAGAGGCTCATGTTACAGGGAGTTACCATCATCGATCCTGAAACTACATACGTGGATGCAGACGTTGAAATAGGTTGCGATACGATACTTTATCCAATGACTCTGCTGCTTGGTAAGACAAAGATTGGTGAAGATTGCGTTATAGGTCCTATGGCGAGACTTGAGAATTGTCTGATTGGTAACAGAGTACGTGTAATCAGTTCTGATTGTGTTGGAGCAACAATTGAAGATGATGTGTCCGTTGGGCCTTTCGCTAGGTTGAGGGAAGGTACGGTGTTGAAATCGGGTGTCAAGATTGGTAATTTTGTGGAGGTGAAAAATTCAAAAATAGGTTCTCGGAGCAAGGCTCAACATCTTGCATACCTTGGTGACGCCACTGTTGGAGAAGACGTCAATGTGGGAGCAGGTACAATAACATGTAACTTTGATGGGAAGAGGAAAAATCCCACATTTATAGATGATGGCGCTTTTGTAGGTAGTAACTGTTGCTTGATTGCTCCTTTGAAAATCGGTAAAGGTGCTTTCATTGCAGCTGGCTCTGTCATTACTGAAGATGTTCCAGAATGGAGTTTAGCCATCGCGCGATGCAGGCAAGTGGTGAAACCAGGATGGGTTATTAGGAAAAAGGAGGAAACTTGA
- the priA gene encoding primosomal protein N' — MVYDLAISKIPLRCLFSYKSEEPLELGERVVVDFHGKKTLGYVTRISEKTAERNLKKVLERLDRTSFIPPEDVESIRLLSEKFFSPPGLLFDLAFPSFIDNYAESVVEACSPLVGFDSLPLEDFLDKYGSESFRNYLSKGYIRVKKIFGGKIPKPRLLKSYVVLKGGFKVLSRANDDIEYEVISYLLMNSYATVEQLIELFGINTRKIKQLEQKGVIELTQFLPMKIEHDRIQKVSLDIIANTKTVLVGSSIEHRVYKIVDMIERTIRESKTVLFLVPLSSLAYAVAGLIRKFLDVNVQVYHSRMSKSQRAKVWIDSVSGKSQIVIGTRISAFLPIKNLGLIVVEESEDDAYYQFDDPVYDALEMVEMKARFRNIPLVVSSCEPRLVDFHRKQHLVWLKAQKEEQRSNIAVLEVERNKPILSEELVKNLRETLAEGHAAVILVRRKGFSPYVICFVCNHLLKCPNCDVALSFHKSQNIFKCHQCGHTEDARSVCPNCGAKALYPRGAGTERIEKLLKYYIPSAKIVRLEAEEFDPFEVQEQFLKLQSGDIDVLVGSRLVVQGIGLDRVGLICVLDYDGLLAQPDYNTNLRMFQFLRKFCSYFGKAKVLIQTFHPEDDLLRFVFTSNTEEFYILELEKRKGLGYPPFCDLVQVVLESDLPQVGWEMVNYCANLFETETLLGPVEHPIFKLKGKFRYHFLIKTSDLRGTLNKLSNILAKVGKVGWRVFVNPPRLW; from the coding sequence ATGGTGTACGATCTGGCCATCTCAAAAATCCCGCTCCGTTGTCTCTTTTCCTACAAAAGCGAAGAACCGCTCGAATTGGGTGAACGAGTTGTAGTCGATTTTCACGGCAAGAAAACTTTAGGTTATGTGACAAGGATTTCAGAAAAAACAGCTGAGCGCAACCTCAAAAAAGTTTTGGAAAGGTTGGACCGTACGAGTTTCATACCTCCTGAAGATGTTGAATCGATAAGATTGCTCTCAGAGAAATTCTTTTCTCCACCGGGGTTGCTGTTCGATTTAGCTTTTCCATCTTTCATTGACAATTATGCAGAGAGTGTGGTTGAAGCTTGCTCGCCTTTGGTCGGTTTTGACTCACTCCCACTAGAGGATTTCCTCGACAAGTATGGATCGGAGAGTTTTAGGAACTACTTGAGCAAAGGTTATATAAGGGTGAAAAAAATCTTTGGTGGTAAGATCCCGAAACCTCGTTTGTTGAAATCATACGTGGTTCTCAAAGGGGGATTCAAAGTATTATCGCGCGCAAACGATGATATTGAATACGAAGTGATAAGTTATCTTTTAATGAATAGTTATGCGACAGTTGAGCAATTGATCGAACTGTTTGGAATTAACACTCGAAAAATCAAGCAATTGGAACAAAAAGGCGTGATCGAGTTGACGCAGTTTCTACCGATGAAAATAGAGCATGACAGAATACAAAAAGTAAGTTTGGATATAATTGCAAATACTAAAACAGTTTTGGTGGGCTCTAGCATAGAGCACCGTGTGTATAAAATTGTTGACATGATAGAGAGAACTATCCGCGAGAGTAAAACCGTGCTCTTCTTGGTGCCGCTTTCTTCACTCGCTTACGCTGTAGCAGGTTTAATCAGAAAATTTCTAGATGTAAACGTACAAGTTTATCACTCACGTATGTCGAAATCTCAAAGGGCTAAGGTTTGGATTGATTCAGTTAGTGGAAAATCTCAAATAGTGATTGGTACAAGAATCTCTGCATTTCTTCCGATCAAGAATCTTGGTTTGATAGTTGTAGAAGAGAGTGAGGACGATGCCTACTATCAATTCGATGACCCAGTGTACGACGCATTGGAAATGGTTGAAATGAAGGCAAGGTTTAGAAATATTCCACTCGTCGTTTCGTCTTGTGAACCTCGCTTGGTTGATTTCCATAGGAAACAACATTTGGTCTGGCTGAAAGCTCAAAAAGAAGAGCAAAGATCAAACATTGCAGTGCTAGAAGTAGAAAGAAATAAACCAATTTTATCGGAAGAATTAGTGAAAAATTTGAGAGAAACTCTTGCTGAAGGACACGCAGCTGTAATTTTAGTTCGAAGGAAAGGGTTTTCGCCATATGTCATATGCTTCGTTTGTAATCATTTGCTTAAATGTCCGAATTGTGACGTCGCACTCAGCTTTCACAAATCTCAGAACATCTTCAAATGTCATCAATGTGGGCATACGGAAGACGCTCGATCTGTTTGTCCTAATTGTGGTGCGAAAGCTCTCTACCCTAGGGGGGCTGGGACTGAGAGAATTGAGAAACTTTTGAAGTATTACATACCTAGCGCGAAAATCGTAAGGTTAGAGGCCGAAGAATTTGATCCTTTCGAAGTTCAAGAACAATTCCTGAAGCTGCAATCTGGGGATATCGATGTACTCGTGGGGAGCAGGCTTGTCGTTCAAGGTATTGGTTTAGACAGGGTCGGATTGATCTGCGTCTTAGACTACGACGGTTTACTCGCTCAGCCAGATTACAACACCAATCTTAGGATGTTCCAATTTTTGAGAAAATTTTGTAGTTACTTCGGTAAAGCTAAAGTATTGATCCAAACTTTTCATCCAGAAGATGATCTCTTGAGATTTGTGTTCACTTCAAATACAGAAGAATTTTACATACTGGAGTTAGAAAAAAGGAAGGGATTAGGATATCCTCCTTTTTGTGATCTGGTTCAAGTGGTTCTCGAAAGTGATCTTCCGCAAGTTGGGTGGGAAATGGTGAACTACTGTGCGAATTTGTTTGAAACTGAAACCTTACTAGGCCCAGTTGAACATCCAATTTTCAAACTGAAAGGTAAATTCAGATACCACTTTTTGATAAAGACGAGCGATCTTAGAGGGACACTCAATAAGCTCAGCAATATTCTGGCCAAGGTGGGAAAAGTGGGTTGGAGAGTGTTTGTCAATCCACCGAGACTTTGGTGA
- the pyrR gene encoding bifunctional pyr operon transcriptional regulator/uracil phosphoribosyltransferase PyrR, with product MVKRVKVLSEDEIRRSLLRIAHEILERNRGLENVALLGIMTRGVYLALRLANFLRDIENKPVLVGKLDVSPFRDDERKRDLDLSEIPFELKDKVLILVDDVLFTGRTVRAALDAISKRGRPKEVQLAVLVDRGHRELPIRADFVGKNLPTSKARERVKVCLKEIDGEDAVYIVHLEE from the coding sequence ATGGTGAAGCGAGTAAAAGTTTTAAGTGAGGATGAAATTCGAAGGTCTTTGTTGAGAATCGCTCACGAGATTCTTGAGCGAAATCGCGGTTTGGAAAACGTAGCCTTACTTGGGATCATGACCAGAGGAGTCTACTTGGCGTTGCGATTGGCAAACTTTCTTCGTGATATAGAGAACAAACCAGTTTTAGTTGGAAAACTCGATGTGAGTCCATTCAGGGACGATGAAAGAAAAAGAGATCTGGACCTGAGCGAAATACCGTTTGAGTTGAAAGACAAAGTTTTAATCTTGGTGGATGATGTTTTGTTTACCGGTAGAACTGTGCGTGCCGCGCTCGATGCTATTTCGAAGCGCGGTAGGCCGAAAGAAGTTCAGCTAGCTGTTCTGGTCGATAGAGGCCATAGAGAATTACCGATAAGGGCCGATTTTGTGGGTAAAAACCTGCCCACTTCCAAAGCGAGAGAAAGAGTCAAAGTTTGCTTGAAAGAGATCGACGGAGAAGATGCTGTTTACATAGTTCATTTGGAGGAGTGA